The following are encoded together in the Streptomyces sp. NBC_01465 genome:
- a CDS encoding RNA polymerase sigma factor, translating into MGTGKEQRRTQVCDVELGAAVAHAQQGDEAAFAAAYRLVHPGLLGYVRGLVGGDAEDVASDAWLEIARDLGRFRGDGAGFRGWTATIARHRALDHLRKQKRRPRTSLIEQDVLELPGRADTEGAALESMSTERALERIAGLPPDQAEAVLLRVVVGLDGPATARVLGKRPGAVRTAAYRGLKRLAEQLGSTGRTDGVTSAAPGTLRDTT; encoded by the coding sequence GTGGGCACGGGCAAGGAGCAGCGGCGTACGCAGGTGTGCGACGTCGAGCTCGGGGCGGCTGTCGCGCACGCCCAGCAGGGTGACGAGGCCGCGTTCGCCGCGGCCTACCGCCTGGTCCACCCCGGACTGCTCGGGTATGTGCGCGGGCTGGTCGGGGGCGACGCGGAGGACGTCGCGTCGGATGCCTGGCTGGAGATCGCCCGCGACCTGGGGCGCTTCCGGGGCGACGGCGCCGGCTTCCGTGGCTGGACGGCGACGATCGCGCGGCACCGGGCGCTGGATCATCTCCGTAAGCAGAAGCGAAGACCCAGGACCTCGTTGATCGAGCAGGACGTACTGGAGCTGCCCGGGCGCGCGGACACCGAGGGCGCCGCGCTGGAGTCGATGTCGACCGAGCGGGCGCTGGAGCGGATTGCCGGGCTGCCGCCGGACCAGGCGGAGGCGGTGCTGTTGCGGGTGGTCGTCGGACTCGACGGTCCTGCGACGGCGCGGGTGCTGGGCAAGCGGCCGGGTGCCGTACGGACGGCCGCGTACCGGGGGTTGAAACGGCTGGCGGAACAGCTGGGTTCGACGGGCCGGACAGACGGAGTGACGTCTGCGGCGCCGGGAACGCTGAGGGACACGACATGA
- a CDS encoding SRPBCC family protein — MPTEEFTRAVGVASVPEKVLEHLVRPESYIGLSPLVVAVRDVVVRDDAAQYVAVEQFRLGPLRWANPIRVAMTWSQQDRRIVSEVHSPGRVHLTATVVLTEEGAGTRVSETIRVTFPRPLRAVVVGQASKVQRHRLDELARRMA, encoded by the coding sequence ATGCCCACCGAGGAGTTCACCCGCGCCGTCGGGGTCGCGTCCGTGCCGGAGAAGGTGCTGGAGCATCTGGTGCGCCCGGAGAGTTACATCGGTCTGTCACCGCTGGTGGTAGCGGTACGCGATGTCGTCGTACGGGACGACGCGGCGCAGTACGTGGCGGTGGAGCAGTTCCGGCTGGGCCCGCTGCGCTGGGCCAATCCGATACGGGTGGCCATGACCTGGTCCCAGCAGGACCGGCGCATCGTCAGCGAGGTGCACAGCCCCGGCCGGGTCCACTTGACCGCGACGGTCGTGCTCACCGAGGAGGGCGCGGGCACGCGGGTGAGCGAGACGATCCGCGTCACCTTCCCGAGGCCGCTGCGGGCCGTGGTCGTGGGCCAGGCGAGCAAGGTCCAGCGCCACCGGCTGGACGAACTGGCACGCCGGATGGCCTGA
- a CDS encoding Gfo/Idh/MocA family protein encodes MSQLLGVAVVGAGHMGADHIRRLDRVISGARVAAVADPDVGRARNAVAGVDGVTVTAVATAALDAPGVEAVLVASPGPAHEEVLLEAFARGLPVLCEKPLTPESTGSLRVVEAEVKLGRRLTQVGFMRRYDAEYLRLKALLDNGRLGRPLMLHCTHRNVSSPPGFTSAMLVNSSVSHEIDAARWLLGQEPTAVTVLRPRPSALAPEGLADPQLVLLETEQGALVDIEIFVNSGFGYQVKCEAVCEAGSARIGEQHTMVVTEAAGAREDVAQDYLVRFADAYDREVQTWVDATRQGRVTGPSAWDGYAAAAVAEAGVRSLESGVRTEVELVPRPELYS; translated from the coding sequence GTGAGCCAACTACTGGGCGTGGCGGTCGTGGGCGCGGGACACATGGGAGCCGACCACATACGACGGCTCGATCGCGTGATCAGCGGTGCGCGGGTCGCCGCGGTCGCGGATCCCGACGTCGGGCGGGCGCGGAACGCGGTGGCGGGCGTCGACGGCGTCACGGTCACCGCCGTCGCGACGGCCGCGCTGGACGCGCCGGGCGTCGAGGCCGTGCTGGTCGCCTCGCCGGGGCCCGCGCACGAGGAGGTGCTCCTCGAGGCCTTCGCCCGCGGTCTCCCGGTGCTGTGCGAGAAGCCGTTGACGCCGGAGTCGACGGGGTCGCTGCGGGTGGTCGAGGCCGAGGTGAAGCTCGGACGGCGGCTGACGCAGGTCGGTTTCATGCGTCGCTACGACGCCGAGTACCTCCGTCTCAAGGCTCTGCTGGACAACGGGCGGCTCGGCCGTCCGCTCATGCTGCACTGCACGCACCGCAATGTCTCCTCGCCGCCCGGCTTCACTTCCGCGATGCTCGTCAACAGCTCCGTGTCGCACGAAATCGACGCGGCACGCTGGCTGTTGGGGCAGGAGCCGACCGCCGTGACGGTGTTGCGCCCGAGGCCCTCCGCGCTCGCCCCCGAGGGGCTGGCCGACCCGCAGCTGGTCCTGCTGGAGACCGAGCAGGGCGCGCTGGTCGACATCGAGATCTTCGTCAACTCCGGTTTCGGGTACCAGGTGAAGTGCGAGGCGGTCTGCGAGGCGGGCAGCGCGCGGATCGGCGAGCAGCACACCATGGTCGTGACCGAGGCCGCCGGTGCGCGCGAGGACGTCGCCCAGGACTATCTCGTGCGGTTCGCGGACGCCTACGACCGCGAGGTGCAGACGTGGGTGGACGCCACCCGGCAGGGCCGCGTCACCGGTCCGAGCGCCTGGGACGGGTACGCGGCCGCCGCCGTGGCCGAGGCGGGGGTCCGCTCTCTGGAGAGCGGGGTCCGTACGGAGGTCGAGCTGGTTCCGCGCCCCGAGCTGTACTCCTGA
- the rph gene encoding rifamycin-inactivating phosphotransferase, protein MMDQYVVDLREVDETQVAVVGGKGAHLGGLSQIEGIRVPGGFCVTTEAFRRIMAEEPSVDGLLDQLSRLDPDDREAVRTLSAEIRRTVEEIEVPDDLASAITGALARLGEQGACAVRSSATAEDLPTASFAGQQDTYLNVIGPAAVVRHISRCWASLFTERAVTYRTRNGIDHRTVHMAVVVQRMVLPYASGILFTADPVTGNRKVATVDAGFGLGEALVSGLVNPDVFTVRDGKVVTKGIAAKQLAIHALPDGGTREVTVDAQQQEQPALTDAQAVRLVELGRRIEAHFGSPQDIEWCLADDEFQIVQSRPITTLFPVPDSGDQENHVYVSVGHGQMMTDPMKPLGLSMWRQTAMVQMHEAGGRLFVDVTPRLASPAARAGLLDVMGKGDPLIKDALETVIDRGDFVPTLPDAGPVRPPAGGAPAPAEPDPAIVPQLIERSRTSVAALERDIATKTGTELFDFLLEAFEEHKRVLSDPVNFQAIMAGMESTWWLNDKLQEWLGEKNAADTLTLSAPDNITSEMGLALLDVADVIRPHAEVVAFLQNTGHLEDATFLDELAKVAGGTEARDAVEAYLDRYGMRCVGEIDITRPRWREQPTTLVPVILDNVRNFEPGAAERRFEQGRQKAEQKEADVLSRLRALPDGDTKADETQRMIDRVRTFIGYREYPKYGIVSRTFVYKQALMAEAERLVGAGVLPEKEDVFYLTFEEFRDVVRSHQVDGRLVQERKDAFRAYHALTPPRVLTSDGEALTGAYRRDDVPDGALVGVPVSAGTVEGRARVILDMADADLEAGDILVTPFTDPSWSPLFVGIAGLVTEMGGLMTHGAVIAREYGLPAVVGVERATRLIRDGQRIRVHGTDGYVEILS, encoded by the coding sequence GTGATGGACCAGTACGTGGTGGATCTTCGCGAGGTCGACGAGACGCAGGTCGCGGTCGTCGGCGGCAAGGGCGCGCACCTGGGCGGGCTTTCGCAGATCGAAGGCATCCGCGTGCCGGGCGGCTTCTGTGTGACGACGGAGGCCTTCCGGCGGATCATGGCGGAAGAGCCGTCGGTCGACGGTCTGCTCGATCAGCTGTCGCGCCTGGACCCGGACGACAGGGAGGCGGTCCGCACGCTCAGCGCGGAGATCCGCAGGACCGTCGAGGAGATCGAGGTCCCGGACGACCTCGCGTCGGCGATCACCGGTGCGCTCGCCCGACTCGGCGAGCAGGGCGCCTGCGCGGTCCGGTCCAGCGCGACGGCGGAGGACCTGCCGACGGCCTCCTTCGCCGGCCAGCAGGACACGTACCTGAACGTCATCGGTCCGGCGGCGGTCGTCCGGCACATCAGCCGGTGCTGGGCCTCGCTGTTCACCGAGCGGGCCGTGACCTACCGCACCCGGAACGGCATCGACCACCGCACGGTCCACATGGCGGTGGTGGTCCAGCGGATGGTCCTCCCGTACGCGTCCGGAATCCTGTTCACCGCCGACCCCGTGACCGGCAACCGGAAAGTCGCCACCGTGGACGCCGGCTTCGGCCTCGGCGAGGCCCTGGTCTCCGGTCTGGTGAACCCGGACGTCTTCACGGTGCGGGACGGCAAGGTCGTCACCAAGGGGATCGCCGCCAAACAGCTGGCGATTCACGCCCTGCCGGACGGCGGTACGCGGGAAGTGACCGTCGACGCGCAGCAGCAGGAGCAGCCGGCGCTGACGGATGCCCAGGCCGTACGGCTCGTGGAGCTGGGGCGGCGGATCGAGGCGCACTTCGGGAGCCCGCAGGACATCGAATGGTGCCTGGCCGACGACGAGTTCCAGATCGTCCAGAGCCGTCCGATCACCACCCTGTTCCCCGTCCCGGACTCCGGCGACCAGGAGAATCACGTCTACGTCTCCGTCGGCCACGGGCAGATGATGACCGACCCCATGAAGCCGCTGGGGCTCTCCATGTGGCGGCAGACAGCCATGGTGCAGATGCACGAGGCGGGCGGGAGGCTGTTCGTGGACGTCACCCCGCGCCTGGCCTCGCCCGCGGCCCGCGCCGGCCTTCTGGACGTCATGGGGAAGGGCGACCCGCTGATCAAGGACGCCCTGGAGACCGTCATCGACCGCGGCGACTTCGTCCCGACCCTCCCCGACGCGGGTCCCGTCAGGCCGCCGGCCGGCGGTGCGCCAGCCCCGGCCGAGCCCGATCCGGCCATCGTCCCCCAACTGATCGAGCGCAGCCGTACGTCCGTCGCCGCCCTGGAGCGGGACATCGCGACGAAGACCGGCACGGAGCTGTTCGACTTCCTGCTGGAGGCCTTCGAGGAGCACAAGCGCGTGCTCAGCGACCCGGTCAACTTCCAGGCGATCATGGCCGGGATGGAGTCCACCTGGTGGCTCAACGACAAACTGCAGGAGTGGCTGGGCGAGAAGAACGCGGCCGACACGCTCACCCTCTCCGCCCCCGACAACATCACGTCGGAGATGGGCCTTGCGCTGCTCGACGTCGCGGACGTGATCCGCCCGCACGCGGAGGTGGTGGCGTTCCTGCAGAACACCGGGCACCTCGAGGACGCGACCTTCCTGGACGAGCTGGCGAAGGTCGCGGGCGGGACCGAGGCGCGCGACGCCGTCGAGGCGTACCTCGACCGGTACGGGATGCGCTGCGTCGGCGAGATCGACATCACCAGGCCGCGCTGGCGCGAGCAGCCCACCACGCTCGTGCCCGTCATCCTCGACAACGTACGGAACTTCGAACCGGGCGCCGCCGAACGGCGCTTCGAGCAGGGGCGGCAGAAGGCAGAGCAGAAGGAAGCGGACGTGCTGTCGCGGCTGCGGGCCCTGCCGGACGGGGACACGAAGGCCGACGAGACCCAGCGGATGATCGACCGGGTCAGGACCTTCATCGGATACCGGGAGTACCCGAAGTACGGCATCGTCAGCCGCACCTTCGTCTACAAGCAGGCCCTGATGGCAGAGGCCGAACGCCTCGTCGGGGCGGGCGTGCTTCCCGAGAAGGAGGACGTCTTCTACCTCACGTTCGAAGAATTCCGTGACGTCGTGCGCTCGCACCAGGTGGACGGCCGGCTCGTACAGGAGCGCAAGGACGCGTTCCGTGCGTACCACGCGCTCACTCCGCCCCGGGTGCTGACCTCGGACGGCGAGGCACTCACCGGGGCGTACCGGCGCGACGACGTGCCGGACGGCGCCCTGGTCGGCGTACCGGTCTCGGCCGGGACCGTCGAGGGGAGGGCCCGCGTCATCCTGGACATGGCGGACGCCGATCTCGAAGCGGGCGACATCCTGGTCACGCCCTTCACGGACCCCAGCTGGTCGCCGCTGTTCGTCGGCATCGCGGGCCTGGTCACGGAGATGGGCGGCCTGATGACCCATGGCGCGGTGATCGCCCGGGAGTACGGACTGCCGGCCGTCGTGGGTGTCGAGCGGGCCACCCGGCTGATCCGGGACGGGCAGCGGATCCGCGTGCACGGAACCGACGGGTACGTCGAGATCCTGTCCTAG
- a CDS encoding sensor histidine kinase encodes MSVRLKLTLSYAGFLMVAGALLLTAVWLFLLRYVPDRAMLINPDDKPEGGVFPVRSALLEVFAPRAAAVLVFLLLFGLLGGWLLAGRMLAPLTHITNATRTATSGSLSHRIQLPGRNDEFRELADAFDAMFVRLEAHVAEQRRFAANASHELRTPLAVSQSLLDVAHKDPAHDPGQLVDRLRAVNARAIDLTEALLVLSRADQGSFTRESVDLSLLAEEAVETLLPLAEERGVTVETSGDFAPADGSHALLLQLTTNLLQNAIVHNLPERGTVWVTTGVRAASVVLTVENTGEKLTPQLVATLTEPFQRGSERLHADRAGVGLGLAIVKSIAHAHDGTLTLAPRPAGGMRVTVELPAVPPG; translated from the coding sequence ATGAGCGTTCGCCTCAAACTCACCCTCAGCTACGCCGGATTCCTGATGGTCGCGGGCGCCCTGCTGCTCACGGCGGTGTGGCTGTTCCTCCTGCGGTACGTCCCCGACCGCGCGATGCTCATCAACCCGGACGACAAGCCGGAAGGCGGTGTCTTCCCCGTACGGTCGGCCCTTCTGGAGGTCTTCGCCCCGAGAGCGGCCGCGGTACTGGTCTTCCTGCTGCTGTTCGGCCTCCTGGGAGGCTGGCTCCTCGCCGGCCGTATGCTCGCCCCTCTGACCCACATCACCAATGCCACCCGCACCGCCACGAGCGGCTCGCTCTCCCACCGCATCCAGCTGCCGGGCCGCAACGACGAGTTCCGCGAACTCGCCGACGCCTTCGACGCCATGTTCGTACGGCTCGAAGCGCACGTCGCCGAGCAGCGGAGATTCGCGGCGAACGCCTCGCACGAACTCCGCACCCCCCTCGCCGTCTCGCAGTCGCTCCTCGACGTCGCCCACAAGGATCCGGCCCACGATCCGGGTCAACTCGTCGACCGTCTGCGCGCCGTCAACGCCCGCGCGATCGACCTCACCGAGGCGCTGCTGGTGCTCAGCCGCGCCGACCAGGGGTCCTTCACCCGGGAATCCGTCGACCTGTCCCTCCTCGCGGAAGAGGCCGTCGAGACGCTGCTCCCGCTCGCCGAGGAGCGCGGTGTCACCGTCGAGACCTCCGGCGACTTCGCCCCCGCCGACGGCTCGCACGCGCTCCTGCTGCAGTTGACGACGAACCTCCTGCAGAACGCGATCGTCCACAATCTGCCGGAGCGGGGCACGGTGTGGGTGACCACCGGTGTCCGCGCCGCGAGCGTGGTGCTCACGGTCGAGAACACCGGCGAGAAGCTCACCCCTCAACTGGTCGCGACGCTCACCGAACCGTTCCAGCGCGGCAGCGAGCGCCTTCACGCCGACCGCGCGGGCGTCGGACTCGGCCTGGCCATCGTCAAGTCCATCGCCCACGCGCACGACGGCACGCTCACCCTCGCCCCGCGCCCCGCCGGCGGGATGCGCGTCACCGTGGAGCTGCCGGCCGTACCTCCCGGCTAG
- a CDS encoding response regulator transcription factor, translating into MRVLIVEDELYMAEAIRDGLRLEAIAADIAGDGGTALELLDINTYDIAVLDRDIPGPNGDEIARIIVASGSGMPILMLTAADRLDDKATGFELGADDYLTKPFALQELVLRLRALDRRRAYSRPPVREVAGLRLDPFRREVYRDDRYVALTRKQFAVLEVLVAAEGGVVSAEELLERAWDENADPFTNAVRITVSALRKRLGEPWIIATVAGAGYRIDTGREGGDRD; encoded by the coding sequence ATGCGTGTGCTGATCGTCGAGGACGAGCTCTATATGGCAGAAGCCATCCGCGACGGGCTGCGTCTGGAGGCGATCGCGGCGGACATCGCCGGTGACGGCGGCACCGCCCTGGAGCTGCTGGACATCAACACGTACGACATCGCCGTCCTCGACCGCGACATCCCCGGACCGAACGGTGACGAGATCGCCCGGATCATCGTCGCTTCCGGCAGCGGCATGCCGATCCTCATGCTCACCGCGGCCGACCGTCTCGACGACAAGGCCACTGGGTTCGAGCTCGGCGCCGACGACTACCTCACGAAGCCGTTCGCGCTCCAGGAGCTCGTGCTCAGGCTCAGAGCACTGGACCGCAGACGCGCCTACAGCCGACCGCCCGTGCGCGAGGTCGCGGGGCTGCGGCTGGATCCGTTCCGCCGCGAGGTCTACCGCGACGACCGCTATGTCGCGCTGACCCGGAAGCAGTTCGCCGTGCTCGAAGTGCTCGTCGCGGCCGAAGGCGGAGTCGTCAGCGCCGAGGAGCTCCTGGAACGGGCGTGGGACGAGAACGCGGACCCGTTCACCAACGCCGTACGCATCACGGTCTCCGCCCTGCGCAAGCGGCTCGGCGAACCCTGGATCATCGCCACGGTGGCCGGCGCCGGCTACCGCATCGACACCGGACGTGAGGGCGGCGACCGTGACTAG
- a CDS encoding endonuclease/exonuclease/phosphatase family protein, with the protein MSRTSVITATQPDPPAPDTEAGPAPGPWRRGPVFAALALLLGLIMLLHAQIPNGIGGLGSLVETFLPWFGLFVPVLVAGALWRRSATAGVALLLPVVVWVSLFGGMLGGRSHAGGDLTVIGHNVGADNSDPAGTARDLVKSGADVLALEELTEQARGTYEKELATAYPYRTVMGTVGLWSKLPLSDTAPVDIAQDVGPLGDAKSAEEKLPYNRALRATVATDHGPLAVYVAHLGSVRVMPRGGFWTGSRDRGVEALAQAVAAERNERVVLLGDLNGTMDDRVFDGLASQLRSAQEEAGDGFGFSWPAKFPVARIDQILVRGVRPASSWVLPATGSDHLPVAAAISW; encoded by the coding sequence ATGTCCCGAACCTCAGTGATCACCGCCACGCAGCCGGACCCCCCGGCACCCGACACCGAAGCCGGACCCGCGCCCGGTCCGTGGAGGCGCGGCCCGGTGTTCGCGGCGCTGGCGCTGCTCCTGGGGCTGATCATGCTCCTGCACGCGCAGATTCCGAACGGCATCGGTGGTCTCGGCAGCCTGGTGGAGACCTTCCTCCCGTGGTTCGGTCTCTTCGTCCCCGTGCTCGTCGCCGGGGCGCTGTGGCGTCGCTCCGCCACCGCCGGGGTCGCGCTGCTGCTGCCGGTCGTGGTGTGGGTGAGCCTCTTCGGCGGGATGCTCGGCGGCAGGTCCCACGCGGGCGGCGATCTCACCGTGATCGGTCACAACGTCGGCGCGGACAACTCCGACCCGGCCGGCACCGCCCGTGACCTGGTGAAGTCCGGTGCGGATGTGCTGGCACTGGAGGAGCTGACCGAGCAGGCGAGGGGGACGTACGAGAAGGAGCTCGCGACGGCCTACCCGTACCGCACGGTGATGGGCACGGTCGGGCTGTGGAGCAAGCTGCCGCTGTCGGACACCGCGCCCGTCGACATCGCACAGGACGTCGGCCCGCTGGGGGACGCCAAGTCGGCCGAGGAGAAGCTGCCCTACAACCGGGCGCTGCGCGCCACGGTCGCCACGGACCACGGGCCGCTGGCGGTGTACGTGGCCCATCTGGGTTCCGTACGGGTGATGCCGAGGGGCGGCTTCTGGACGGGCTCGCGGGACCGGGGCGTGGAGGCGCTCGCCCAGGCCGTCGCCGCCGAGCGGAACGAGCGGGTGGTACTGCTCGGCGACCTCAACGGCACCATGGACGACCGCGTGTTCGACGGGCTCGCCTCGCAGCTGCGCTCGGCCCAGGAGGAGGCCGGGGACGGCTTCGGCTTCAGCTGGCCCGCGAAGTTCCCCGTGGCGCGGATCGACCAGATCCTCGTCCGCGGTGTGCGGCCCGCGAGTTCCTGGGTGCTGCCGGCCACCGGCAGTGATCATCTGCCGGTGGCGGCCGCGATCAGCTGGTGA
- a CDS encoding C40 family peptidase yields the protein MASHRRPKPASRTRVTVLTATAAAAVALTSQAAHADPKPTKSQVKAKVDKLYEEAEAATEKYNGAQEKQDKLKKQVDELQDNVARSQAEINKQRDQLGALASAQYRSGGIDESVQLFLSSDPANFLDKASSMDQLTAQQTEALKTFQAKQRSLAQQRQQAQDKLQDLAETRKDLGAQKKAVQGKLADAQKLLNSLTAAERQSLAAADARASRASSRVDLGNEAPASKYGAAALQAGMSRIGKPYIWAHTGPDSFDCSGLTMWSYAQANVSLPRTSQAQANAGTRIYSQSALKPGDLVLFFGDLSHIGIYAGNGQVLHAPKPGAYVRIEAMSNMTFEFGVRI from the coding sequence GTGGCGTCCCACCGTCGACCCAAGCCTGCGAGCCGCACCCGCGTGACCGTGCTCACCGCGACCGCCGCCGCAGCCGTGGCGCTCACCTCCCAGGCGGCTCATGCCGACCCGAAGCCGACCAAGAGCCAGGTGAAGGCGAAGGTCGACAAGCTCTACGAAGAGGCAGAGGCGGCCACCGAGAAGTACAACGGGGCCCAGGAGAAGCAGGACAAGCTCAAGAAGCAGGTCGACGAACTCCAGGACAACGTCGCCCGCAGCCAGGCGGAGATCAACAAGCAGCGCGACCAGCTCGGTGCGCTCGCCAGCGCCCAGTACCGCTCCGGCGGCATCGACGAGTCCGTGCAACTGTTCCTCTCCTCCGACCCGGCGAACTTCCTGGACAAGGCGTCCTCGATGGACCAGTTGACCGCGCAGCAGACCGAGGCGCTCAAGACGTTCCAGGCCAAGCAGCGTTCGCTGGCGCAGCAGCGCCAGCAGGCGCAGGACAAGCTCCAGGACCTCGCCGAGACCCGCAAGGATCTCGGGGCCCAGAAGAAGGCGGTCCAGGGCAAGCTCGCCGACGCGCAGAAGCTGCTCAACTCCCTGACGGCCGCGGAGCGTCAGTCGCTCGCCGCCGCGGACGCCCGCGCCAGCCGCGCCAGCTCCCGTGTCGACCTCGGCAACGAGGCCCCCGCCTCCAAGTACGGCGCCGCCGCACTCCAGGCGGGCATGTCGCGGATAGGCAAGCCGTACATCTGGGCGCACACGGGCCCCGACTCCTTCGACTGCTCCGGACTGACCATGTGGTCGTACGCGCAGGCCAACGTGTCCCTGCCGCGCACCTCGCAGGCGCAGGCCAACGCCGGAACCCGTATCTACTCGCAGAGCGCACTGAAGCCGGGCGACCTGGTCCTGTTCTTCGGCGACCTGAGCCACATAGGCATCTACGCCGGCAACGGTCAGGTGCTGCACGCCCCCAAGCCCGGTGCGTACGTCCGTATCGAGGCCATGAGCAACATGACCTTCGAGTTCGGCGTACGGATCTGA
- a CDS encoding endonuclease/exonuclease/phosphatase family protein, translating into MVTGTGVRVLVGVMIAACVVFLGPSAPNVARVARPLPAGSPTEVVADRVMTWNICNPCTESGYNDGRAAEIAAYAPQVVGLQEACVRDVETIRNQLQYLYGLKYHVTYGSVLKSWSRCGGVPWSPGGYGQAILSAAPVTDHVIVEYPDGGSEDRGYMAVTTLVGGRQVRVFNTHLAQRRQEAVREKQSGVLAAEVARYDRAIVLGDFNARPDAPELAGMWDLAEDVDAQCDPSAAGPCEPTTDWRSKFDYIFLRGFAPVEHGVGLSPYSDHDLLHADLRPA; encoded by the coding sequence ATGGTGACCGGAACCGGGGTGCGGGTGCTCGTGGGCGTCATGATCGCGGCCTGCGTCGTGTTCCTCGGCCCCAGTGCGCCGAACGTCGCCCGCGTCGCCAGACCGTTGCCGGCCGGCTCGCCCACCGAGGTCGTGGCGGACCGGGTCATGACGTGGAACATCTGCAATCCCTGTACCGAGAGCGGGTACAACGACGGCCGGGCGGCCGAGATCGCCGCGTACGCACCCCAGGTCGTCGGCCTGCAGGAAGCGTGTGTGCGGGACGTCGAGACGATCCGTAACCAGCTGCAGTACTTGTACGGCCTGAAATACCACGTCACGTACGGTTCCGTGCTGAAGAGTTGGAGCCGCTGCGGGGGAGTGCCGTGGAGCCCGGGGGGCTACGGGCAGGCGATCCTCTCGGCGGCACCGGTCACGGACCATGTGATCGTGGAGTACCCCGACGGCGGGTCCGAGGACCGCGGGTACATGGCGGTCACGACTCTCGTGGGCGGCCGGCAGGTCCGGGTCTTCAACACGCACCTGGCCCAACGGCGCCAGGAGGCGGTCAGGGAGAAGCAGTCGGGCGTCCTCGCGGCGGAAGTTGCCCGGTACGACCGTGCGATCGTCCTGGGCGACTTCAACGCGAGGCCGGACGCCCCCGAACTCGCCGGGATGTGGGATCTGGCCGAGGACGTGGACGCCCAGTGCGATCCCTCGGCGGCCGGCCCCTGCGAGCCGACCACCGACTGGCGCAGCAAGTTCGACTACATCTTCCTGCGGGGCTTCGCCCCGGTCGAGCACGGGGTGGGTCTCAGCCCGTACTCGGACCACGACTTGCTGCACGCCGACCTGAGGCCTGCGTAG
- a CDS encoding DMT family transporter: MRERGPTAGAVCAVMAAALMWSSSYAVTKRVLDDVGPLSIGAVRFSLAAVLLGALVRLGRRRPDRAVRPDAGQRRQLYLSGFLGITVYFVLENVGVDMSTASDASLIVATYPLMTMLVELFAFRTRMPLPRVAGVALATLGAFLVVRNGAEAGGSSRWTGDVLLLLGGLAWAGYNVLGKRASAGQDAASATYYQTLAGAAGFLLASPLEAGDWRMPDATVSLLLAYLAVACSVGGFLLYNHGLRRMTSSVAVNILNLVPVFGVLGAVVINGESVGIAQVSGGVIIIAGVALGMVERKPSRAPRAGVAPALATQASGRRAASRGPSTG; this comes from the coding sequence ATGCGGGAACGCGGACCGACAGCGGGGGCGGTGTGCGCCGTCATGGCGGCCGCGCTGATGTGGAGCAGTTCGTACGCGGTGACCAAGCGAGTCCTCGACGACGTCGGCCCGCTCAGCATCGGCGCCGTCAGATTCTCACTCGCGGCGGTCCTTCTCGGCGCGCTGGTACGGCTGGGCCGCCGCCGTCCGGACCGCGCCGTCCGCCCGGACGCCGGGCAGCGGCGGCAGCTGTACCTGAGCGGATTCCTCGGCATCACCGTGTACTTCGTCCTGGAGAACGTCGGCGTCGACATGTCCACGGCCTCCGACGCGTCACTGATCGTGGCCACCTATCCGCTGATGACGATGCTGGTGGAGCTGTTCGCCTTCCGCACCCGGATGCCGCTGCCGAGGGTGGCGGGGGTGGCCCTCGCCACCCTCGGCGCCTTCCTCGTCGTACGCAACGGGGCGGAGGCGGGCGGCAGTTCGCGCTGGACGGGCGACGTACTGCTGCTGCTCGGCGGGCTGGCCTGGGCCGGCTACAACGTGCTGGGCAAGCGCGCGAGCGCCGGACAGGACGCCGCGAGCGCCACCTACTACCAGACCCTGGCGGGCGCGGCCGGGTTCCTGCTCGCATCGCCGCTGGAGGCGGGCGACTGGCGGATGCCGGACGCGACGGTCTCCCTGCTGCTGGCCTATCTGGCCGTGGCGTGCTCGGTCGGCGGCTTCCTGCTCTACAACCACGGCCTGCGCAGGATGACTTCGAGCGTCGCGGTGAACATCCTCAACCTGGTTCCGGTCTTCGGCGTCCTCGGCGCCGTCGTGATCAACGGGGAGTCGGTCGGGATCGCCCAGGTGTCGGGCGGCGTGATCATCATCGCCGGAGTGGCGCTGGGCATGGTCGAACGAAAGCCATCGCGCGCTCCGCGTGCAGGAGTTGCGCCGGCCCTCGCTACGCAGGCCTCAGGTCGGCGTGCAGCAAGTCGTGGTCCGAGTACGGGCTGA